TGGCAACAAGGATGGGCAGCGCGCGGATCGCGGGCTGCTCGTCTTCGAGAATACAAGCGAAGTCATCCGGGCCGAGCGGGTACTCCGTGCCGAAGGCTGGGATATCAAGGTCATGGGGCCGCCTCCGGAAATTCAAACCGGATGCGATCTCGTGGTTGAGTTCCCGCTTATCGAGGGACTGAATATCCTGCGCAGTCTGGAGGAAAACGGTTCGACACCCCTTGATGTAGTGCCGGTTACCGGGCCTTTGCTTGATCCTGTGGATCTCTATCAGATCAAGGACTTTGGGAAATACCTGATGGTCCGGGCTGCCAATATGAAATTGACAGTGGATAAATCAACACTGGTCA
The genomic region above belongs to uncultured Pseudodesulfovibrio sp. and contains:
- a CDS encoding DUF3343 domain-containing protein, producing the protein MSFLETIRQKLFGNKDGQRADRGLLVFENTSEVIRAERVLRAEGWDIKVMGPPPEIQTGCDLVVEFPLIEGLNILRSLEENGSTPLDVVPVTGPLLDPVDLYQIKDFGKYLMVRAANMKLTVDKSTLVIVNISGGGCPDVPFLAAQMIGKTLDEAPAPREIGHTLCGYALDLAYQEVRRLCSR